A single genomic interval of Corvus cornix cornix isolate S_Up_H32 chromosome 1, ASM73873v5, whole genome shotgun sequence harbors:
- the IL10RB gene encoding interleukin-10 receptor subunit beta gives MAAALRGALCSGLLLCVSGMIPKPRNARITSVNLHSTLQWDAPRFPKGNVTYTVRSKSINFPGDTYENVGTRLRLPECDVSSLSAYGDYVLQLRAEAGQLHSAWVTLRFKPMDDTVIGPPDVRLKSGSGALHVDFSGPFAEHEQGKWPLKKYYGSWNYRILYWKKGSTDTDLTSASWVTQVDTKHSSEILSQLEPWTVYCVRVQAVIPEWNKTGELSRELCEQTTHNGVTPVWIIVTVLVGSMLVMVTAVTVCFFSSFYLYRLTKHIFCPSYVFPQHLKEFLSKPPSAPQPFPPLPQEELLVYDKLTVISEESQTLSDGSGDEASRTPEHPQGSAQGDSDSGVREASGKA, from the exons ATGGCCGCCGCCCTGCGGGGCGCGCTCTGCAGCGGGCTCCTGCTCTGCG TTTCTGGAATGATCCCAAAGCCCCGAAATGCAAGAATTACTTCAGTCAATCTTCACAGCACTTTGCAGTGGGATGCACCAAGGTTTCCCAAAGGGAATGTCACCTACACTGTCCGATCCAAGAG CATCAATTTCCCTGGAGACACCTATGAGAATGTGGGGACAAGGCTGAGGCTCCCCGAGTGTGACGTGTCCTCGCTGTCGGCGTACGGGGACTACGTCCTGCAGCTCCGGGCCGAGGCAGGACAGCTCCATTCCGCCTGGGTCACCCTCAGGTTCAAGCCCATGGATGACA CAGTCATTGGCCCCCCTGATGTGAGGCTGAAGTCGGGGTCCGGGGCCCTGCACGTGGATTTCTCTGGGCCCTTTGCTGAGCACGAGCAGGGCAAGTGGCCCCTGAAGAAGTACTATGGCTCCTGGAATTACAGGATCCTCTACTGgaagaaaggcagcacagacacagaccTGACCTCTGCTTCCTGG gtaaCTCAGGTAGACaccaaacacagctctgaaatccTGTCCCAGCTGGAGCCATGGACAGTTTATTGTGTCCGAGTGCAGGCGGTGATTCCTGAGTGGAACAAGAcaggggagctgagcagggagctctgTGAGCAGACAACCCACAATG GTGTAACCCCTGTGTGGATAATTGTGACTGTTCTGGTGGGATCCATGCTGGTCATGGTCACAGCTGTCACCGTTTGTTTCTTCTCCAGTTTTTATCTGTACAGACTCaccaaacacattttctgccCTTCCTACGTTTTTCCACAACACTTGAAAGAG TTTTTGAGCAAACCTCCCAGTgctccacagcctttccctcctcttccacaAGAAGAACTCCTGGTTTATGACAAGCTGACTGTGATTTCAGAAGAATCCCAAACCCTCAGTGATGGGAGTGGGGATGAGGCCAGCAGGACACCAGAGCAccctcagggctctgcacaAGGAGACTCTGACTCAGGAGTGAGAGAAGCTTCAGGAAAAGCCTAA
- the LOC104698065 gene encoding interferon alpha/beta receptor 2-like isoform X4, whose amino-acid sequence MAVPMLLSPLVYLIFLSTAVCSQPERKEGLPYNLQMDSHNFRHILSWQAEHDPAVPASYNVLYKDHRSSNWLSAKQCSGISQLSCELTEEFEERSSVYYAQVQSIRGTQVLNSSVLHFVPSAQTILGPPEVNITSCPNCINVTIKLPTSHLREKGKLLSLIDIYEELDYNITLKSLDGEHKRPRQKTTKEVFSTVIGDLYPSRNYCVSVEVRASLNRHSIPSSWKCVSTDLAARQDVFTPGYREGAVAGAVCFALIIAAVLMCAHAAGFTLLKVSLPPTLACIRKLAYSPWVFESENLSSLEIIPREVKSKARGCRGGASDDSDSSDSDSSALCDRDYARRAGLDRGRVRQGCDSPGTLVQYSVNSTCEYSGSQAGDTPAAEPELEEHEGDPEGDTDTRSELLSPFSEGSGSSQGNSECFTINLHTVLLGTLEPDGDSSAAAPSSQEDADDWHCAHALEAKLLEDTGSVQEAPCSNDFHEWQNSSSSEDSGSLDSDTEHVTGYMRR is encoded by the exons ATGGCTGTGCCAATGCTGCTCTCTCCGCTCG TGTACCTCATCTTTCTGTCTACAGCTGTTTGCAGCCAGCCTG aaagaaaggaagggctTCCTTACAACCTCCAGATGGATTCCCACAATTTCCGGCACATTTTGTCCTGGCAGGCAGAACATgacccagctgtgccagcatccTACAATGTGCTGTACAAAGACCACAG GAGCTCGAACTGGCTGAGTGCTAAGCAGTGTTCAGGtatttcccagctctcctgtgaGCTGACAGAGGAGTTCGAGGAGAGGTCCTCTGTGTATTATGCACAAGTTCAGAGCATTAGAGGAACTCAGGTGCTCAATTCTTCTGTACTGCATTTTGTGCCATCAGCTCAGA CAATTCTGGGACCACCAGAAGTGAACATCACTTCTTGTCCAAACTGCATCAATGTCACCATAAAGCTGCCGACCTCTCACctcagagagaagggaaagctgCTGTCTTTAATTGACATCTATGAAGAGCTGGATTATAATATCACACTGAAGTCACTGGATGGAGAGCATAAG AGGCCACGGCAGAAAACCACTAAAGAAGTGTTTAGTACTGTCATTGGAGACTTGTACCCCAGTAGGAATTACTGTGTGTCTGTGGAGGTCCGTGCATCCCTGAACAGACATTCCATTCCCTCCTCCTGGAAATGTGTCAGTACAGACTTGGCAGCTCGACAAG ATGTTTTCACTCCAGGGTATCGTGAAGGTGCAGTGGCTGGTGCTGTCTGCTTTGCCCTGATTATTGCTGCAGTCCTGATGTGTGCACATGCAGCAGGTTTTACTCTCCTGAAGGTTTCCTTACCTCCGACCTTG GCATGCATCAGGAAGTTGGCCTACTCACCTTGGGTGTTTGAGTCAGAAAATCTGTCCTCTCTGGAGATCATCCCCAGAGAGGTTAAAAGCAAGGCCAGGGGGTGCAGAGGCGGTGCCAGTGAtgacagtgacagcagtgacagtgacagcagtgcCCTGTGTGACCGCGACTACGCGAGGCGTGCGGGGCTGGACAGGGGCAGAGTCCGCCAGGGCTGTGACAGCCCCGGCACCCTGGTGCAGTACTCAGTGAACAGCACCTGTGAGTACAGCGGCAGCCAGGCCGGGGACACCCCAGCTGCTGAGCCAGAGCTTGAGGAGCATGAGGGGGACCCTGAAGGAGACACAGACACCAGGAGTGAGTTACTGAGCCCTTTCTCTGAGGGCAGTGGTAGCTCCCAAGGGAACAGCGAGTGCTTCACCATCAACTTACACACGGTGCTGCTGGGAACCCTGGAGCCGGATGgggacagctctgcagctgctccctcgTCCCAGGAAGATGCAGATGACTGGCACTGTGCTCATGCTCTGGAAGCAAAGCTGCTGGAGGACACAGGAAGTGTGCAGGAAGCACCTTGTTCTAATGACTTCCATGAGTGGCAAAACTCCTCTTCTTCTGAGGACAGTGGCTCTTTGGACTCAGACACTGAGCATGTAACAGGGTACATGAGGAGATGA
- the LOC104698065 gene encoding interferon alpha/beta receptor 2-like isoform X2 gives MFPLAVELPLAQVQKQNVSSPSRGVYLLISTGALMAVPMLLSPLVYLIFLSTAVCSQPERKEGLPYNLQMDSHNFRHILSWQAEHDPAVPASYNVLYKDHRSSNWLSAKQCSGISQLSCELTEEFEERSSVYYAQVQSIRGTQVLNSSVLHFVPSAQTILGPPEVNITSCPNCINVTIKLPTSHLREKGKLLSLIDIYEELDYNITLKSLDGEHKRPRQKTTKEVFSTVIGDLYPSRNYCVSVEVRASLNRHSIPSSWKCVSTDLAARQGYREGAVAGAVCFALIIAAVLMCAHAAGFTLLKVSLPPTLACIRKLAYSPWVFESENLSSLEIIPREVKSKARGCRGGASDDSDSSDSDSSALCDRDYARRAGLDRGRVRQGCDSPGTLVQYSVNSTCEYSGSQAGDTPAAEPELEEHEGDPEGDTDTRSELLSPFSEGSGSSQGNSECFTINLHTVLLGTLEPDGDSSAAAPSSQEDADDWHCAHALEAKLLEDTGSVQEAPCSNDFHEWQNSSSSEDSGSLDSDTEHVTGYMRR, from the exons ATGTTCCCTTTGGCTGTGGAATTACCACTTGCACAG GTGcagaagcaaaatgtttcttctCCAAGCAGAGGGGTTTATTTGTTAATCTCCACGGGAGCCCTGATGGCTGTGCCAATGCTGCTCTCTCCGCTCG TGTACCTCATCTTTCTGTCTACAGCTGTTTGCAGCCAGCCTG aaagaaaggaagggctTCCTTACAACCTCCAGATGGATTCCCACAATTTCCGGCACATTTTGTCCTGGCAGGCAGAACATgacccagctgtgccagcatccTACAATGTGCTGTACAAAGACCACAG GAGCTCGAACTGGCTGAGTGCTAAGCAGTGTTCAGGtatttcccagctctcctgtgaGCTGACAGAGGAGTTCGAGGAGAGGTCCTCTGTGTATTATGCACAAGTTCAGAGCATTAGAGGAACTCAGGTGCTCAATTCTTCTGTACTGCATTTTGTGCCATCAGCTCAGA CAATTCTGGGACCACCAGAAGTGAACATCACTTCTTGTCCAAACTGCATCAATGTCACCATAAAGCTGCCGACCTCTCACctcagagagaagggaaagctgCTGTCTTTAATTGACATCTATGAAGAGCTGGATTATAATATCACACTGAAGTCACTGGATGGAGAGCATAAG AGGCCACGGCAGAAAACCACTAAAGAAGTGTTTAGTACTGTCATTGGAGACTTGTACCCCAGTAGGAATTACTGTGTGTCTGTGGAGGTCCGTGCATCCCTGAACAGACATTCCATTCCCTCCTCCTGGAAATGTGTCAGTACAGACTTGGCAGCTCGACAAG GGTATCGTGAAGGTGCAGTGGCTGGTGCTGTCTGCTTTGCCCTGATTATTGCTGCAGTCCTGATGTGTGCACATGCAGCAGGTTTTACTCTCCTGAAGGTTTCCTTACCTCCGACCTTG GCATGCATCAGGAAGTTGGCCTACTCACCTTGGGTGTTTGAGTCAGAAAATCTGTCCTCTCTGGAGATCATCCCCAGAGAGGTTAAAAGCAAGGCCAGGGGGTGCAGAGGCGGTGCCAGTGAtgacagtgacagcagtgacagtgacagcagtgcCCTGTGTGACCGCGACTACGCGAGGCGTGCGGGGCTGGACAGGGGCAGAGTCCGCCAGGGCTGTGACAGCCCCGGCACCCTGGTGCAGTACTCAGTGAACAGCACCTGTGAGTACAGCGGCAGCCAGGCCGGGGACACCCCAGCTGCTGAGCCAGAGCTTGAGGAGCATGAGGGGGACCCTGAAGGAGACACAGACACCAGGAGTGAGTTACTGAGCCCTTTCTCTGAGGGCAGTGGTAGCTCCCAAGGGAACAGCGAGTGCTTCACCATCAACTTACACACGGTGCTGCTGGGAACCCTGGAGCCGGATGgggacagctctgcagctgctccctcgTCCCAGGAAGATGCAGATGACTGGCACTGTGCTCATGCTCTGGAAGCAAAGCTGCTGGAGGACACAGGAAGTGTGCAGGAAGCACCTTGTTCTAATGACTTCCATGAGTGGCAAAACTCCTCTTCTTCTGAGGACAGTGGCTCTTTGGACTCAGACACTGAGCATGTAACAGGGTACATGAGGAGATGA
- the LOC104698065 gene encoding interferon alpha/beta receptor 2-like isoform X1, translated as MFPLAVELPLAQVQKQNVSSPSRGVYLLISTGALMAVPMLLSPLVYLIFLSTAVCSQPERKEGLPYNLQMDSHNFRHILSWQAEHDPAVPASYNVLYKDHRSSNWLSAKQCSGISQLSCELTEEFEERSSVYYAQVQSIRGTQVLNSSVLHFVPSAQTILGPPEVNITSCPNCINVTIKLPTSHLREKGKLLSLIDIYEELDYNITLKSLDGEHKRPRQKTTKEVFSTVIGDLYPSRNYCVSVEVRASLNRHSIPSSWKCVSTDLAARQDVFTPGYREGAVAGAVCFALIIAAVLMCAHAAGFTLLKVSLPPTLACIRKLAYSPWVFESENLSSLEIIPREVKSKARGCRGGASDDSDSSDSDSSALCDRDYARRAGLDRGRVRQGCDSPGTLVQYSVNSTCEYSGSQAGDTPAAEPELEEHEGDPEGDTDTRSELLSPFSEGSGSSQGNSECFTINLHTVLLGTLEPDGDSSAAAPSSQEDADDWHCAHALEAKLLEDTGSVQEAPCSNDFHEWQNSSSSEDSGSLDSDTEHVTGYMRR; from the exons ATGTTCCCTTTGGCTGTGGAATTACCACTTGCACAG GTGcagaagcaaaatgtttcttctCCAAGCAGAGGGGTTTATTTGTTAATCTCCACGGGAGCCCTGATGGCTGTGCCAATGCTGCTCTCTCCGCTCG TGTACCTCATCTTTCTGTCTACAGCTGTTTGCAGCCAGCCTG aaagaaaggaagggctTCCTTACAACCTCCAGATGGATTCCCACAATTTCCGGCACATTTTGTCCTGGCAGGCAGAACATgacccagctgtgccagcatccTACAATGTGCTGTACAAAGACCACAG GAGCTCGAACTGGCTGAGTGCTAAGCAGTGTTCAGGtatttcccagctctcctgtgaGCTGACAGAGGAGTTCGAGGAGAGGTCCTCTGTGTATTATGCACAAGTTCAGAGCATTAGAGGAACTCAGGTGCTCAATTCTTCTGTACTGCATTTTGTGCCATCAGCTCAGA CAATTCTGGGACCACCAGAAGTGAACATCACTTCTTGTCCAAACTGCATCAATGTCACCATAAAGCTGCCGACCTCTCACctcagagagaagggaaagctgCTGTCTTTAATTGACATCTATGAAGAGCTGGATTATAATATCACACTGAAGTCACTGGATGGAGAGCATAAG AGGCCACGGCAGAAAACCACTAAAGAAGTGTTTAGTACTGTCATTGGAGACTTGTACCCCAGTAGGAATTACTGTGTGTCTGTGGAGGTCCGTGCATCCCTGAACAGACATTCCATTCCCTCCTCCTGGAAATGTGTCAGTACAGACTTGGCAGCTCGACAAG ATGTTTTCACTCCAGGGTATCGTGAAGGTGCAGTGGCTGGTGCTGTCTGCTTTGCCCTGATTATTGCTGCAGTCCTGATGTGTGCACATGCAGCAGGTTTTACTCTCCTGAAGGTTTCCTTACCTCCGACCTTG GCATGCATCAGGAAGTTGGCCTACTCACCTTGGGTGTTTGAGTCAGAAAATCTGTCCTCTCTGGAGATCATCCCCAGAGAGGTTAAAAGCAAGGCCAGGGGGTGCAGAGGCGGTGCCAGTGAtgacagtgacagcagtgacagtgacagcagtgcCCTGTGTGACCGCGACTACGCGAGGCGTGCGGGGCTGGACAGGGGCAGAGTCCGCCAGGGCTGTGACAGCCCCGGCACCCTGGTGCAGTACTCAGTGAACAGCACCTGTGAGTACAGCGGCAGCCAGGCCGGGGACACCCCAGCTGCTGAGCCAGAGCTTGAGGAGCATGAGGGGGACCCTGAAGGAGACACAGACACCAGGAGTGAGTTACTGAGCCCTTTCTCTGAGGGCAGTGGTAGCTCCCAAGGGAACAGCGAGTGCTTCACCATCAACTTACACACGGTGCTGCTGGGAACCCTGGAGCCGGATGgggacagctctgcagctgctccctcgTCCCAGGAAGATGCAGATGACTGGCACTGTGCTCATGCTCTGGAAGCAAAGCTGCTGGAGGACACAGGAAGTGTGCAGGAAGCACCTTGTTCTAATGACTTCCATGAGTGGCAAAACTCCTCTTCTTCTGAGGACAGTGGCTCTTTGGACTCAGACACTGAGCATGTAACAGGGTACATGAGGAGATGA
- the LOC104698065 gene encoding interferon alpha/beta receptor 2-like isoform X3: MFPLAVELPLAQVQKQNVSSPSRGVYLLISTGALMAVPMLLSPLERKEGLPYNLQMDSHNFRHILSWQAEHDPAVPASYNVLYKDHRSSNWLSAKQCSGISQLSCELTEEFEERSSVYYAQVQSIRGTQVLNSSVLHFVPSAQTILGPPEVNITSCPNCINVTIKLPTSHLREKGKLLSLIDIYEELDYNITLKSLDGEHKRPRQKTTKEVFSTVIGDLYPSRNYCVSVEVRASLNRHSIPSSWKCVSTDLAARQDVFTPGYREGAVAGAVCFALIIAAVLMCAHAAGFTLLKVSLPPTLACIRKLAYSPWVFESENLSSLEIIPREVKSKARGCRGGASDDSDSSDSDSSALCDRDYARRAGLDRGRVRQGCDSPGTLVQYSVNSTCEYSGSQAGDTPAAEPELEEHEGDPEGDTDTRSELLSPFSEGSGSSQGNSECFTINLHTVLLGTLEPDGDSSAAAPSSQEDADDWHCAHALEAKLLEDTGSVQEAPCSNDFHEWQNSSSSEDSGSLDSDTEHVTGYMRR; encoded by the exons ATGTTCCCTTTGGCTGTGGAATTACCACTTGCACAG GTGcagaagcaaaatgtttcttctCCAAGCAGAGGGGTTTATTTGTTAATCTCCACGGGAGCCCTGATGGCTGTGCCAATGCTGCTCTCTCCGCTCG aaagaaaggaagggctTCCTTACAACCTCCAGATGGATTCCCACAATTTCCGGCACATTTTGTCCTGGCAGGCAGAACATgacccagctgtgccagcatccTACAATGTGCTGTACAAAGACCACAG GAGCTCGAACTGGCTGAGTGCTAAGCAGTGTTCAGGtatttcccagctctcctgtgaGCTGACAGAGGAGTTCGAGGAGAGGTCCTCTGTGTATTATGCACAAGTTCAGAGCATTAGAGGAACTCAGGTGCTCAATTCTTCTGTACTGCATTTTGTGCCATCAGCTCAGA CAATTCTGGGACCACCAGAAGTGAACATCACTTCTTGTCCAAACTGCATCAATGTCACCATAAAGCTGCCGACCTCTCACctcagagagaagggaaagctgCTGTCTTTAATTGACATCTATGAAGAGCTGGATTATAATATCACACTGAAGTCACTGGATGGAGAGCATAAG AGGCCACGGCAGAAAACCACTAAAGAAGTGTTTAGTACTGTCATTGGAGACTTGTACCCCAGTAGGAATTACTGTGTGTCTGTGGAGGTCCGTGCATCCCTGAACAGACATTCCATTCCCTCCTCCTGGAAATGTGTCAGTACAGACTTGGCAGCTCGACAAG ATGTTTTCACTCCAGGGTATCGTGAAGGTGCAGTGGCTGGTGCTGTCTGCTTTGCCCTGATTATTGCTGCAGTCCTGATGTGTGCACATGCAGCAGGTTTTACTCTCCTGAAGGTTTCCTTACCTCCGACCTTG GCATGCATCAGGAAGTTGGCCTACTCACCTTGGGTGTTTGAGTCAGAAAATCTGTCCTCTCTGGAGATCATCCCCAGAGAGGTTAAAAGCAAGGCCAGGGGGTGCAGAGGCGGTGCCAGTGAtgacagtgacagcagtgacagtgacagcagtgcCCTGTGTGACCGCGACTACGCGAGGCGTGCGGGGCTGGACAGGGGCAGAGTCCGCCAGGGCTGTGACAGCCCCGGCACCCTGGTGCAGTACTCAGTGAACAGCACCTGTGAGTACAGCGGCAGCCAGGCCGGGGACACCCCAGCTGCTGAGCCAGAGCTTGAGGAGCATGAGGGGGACCCTGAAGGAGACACAGACACCAGGAGTGAGTTACTGAGCCCTTTCTCTGAGGGCAGTGGTAGCTCCCAAGGGAACAGCGAGTGCTTCACCATCAACTTACACACGGTGCTGCTGGGAACCCTGGAGCCGGATGgggacagctctgcagctgctccctcgTCCCAGGAAGATGCAGATGACTGGCACTGTGCTCATGCTCTGGAAGCAAAGCTGCTGGAGGACACAGGAAGTGTGCAGGAAGCACCTTGTTCTAATGACTTCCATGAGTGGCAAAACTCCTCTTCTTCTGAGGACAGTGGCTCTTTGGACTCAGACACTGAGCATGTAACAGGGTACATGAGGAGATGA